Proteins encoded by one window of Vigna radiata var. radiata cultivar VC1973A chromosome 5, Vradiata_ver6, whole genome shotgun sequence:
- the LOC106762561 gene encoding protein PHOX1, protein MGKKKKQVGETSEDRGDHKKTEDESSRSYDNDTLGFILMAQDLKDEGNKLFQKRDVEGALAKYEKALKLLPRNHLDISYLRSNMAACYMQMGLREYPKAINECNLALEASPKYSKALMKRARCYEALNRLDFALRDVSTVLKIEPNNVMALEVSDKVKHALEVKGLVVNDTEIELPPDYAGPPDLRLENVDKEKIHKKKKNKEKVKSTDKIEEKKSEEKLDENKAEDSRKDKKAKKYKKKKAKGKDVEKKDDVKEVIEEKSNGRSDNIPKKAAKLVFGEDIRWAELPVNCSLFQLREIICDRFPRLGAVLVKYKDQEGDLVTITSDEELRWAETGSQGSVRLYIVEVNPEHDPFFLKLNAKSGEKASIANSPVNGSVVKEKDIICSSCIEDWIIQFAQLFKNHVGLEADRYLYFHEFGMKLYSEVVEETIISEEAQGLLDVAEGKFQEMAALALFNWGNVHMSSARNKIYFTGDSSKEHLHEQIRSLYGWAHEEYEKAGEKYETAIEIKPDLYEGFLALGQQLFEQAKLSWNYALCSKVDISTWSSSTEVLQLYNSAEDSVEKGMLIWEELGEQQLLETSNPKDILLHLKDMGLDRLFKNMSAHEIATQVADTRSQMNLLWGTILYERSIVEFMLGLPGWNETLEVAAEKFQLAGTSTTDISVMLKNHCSNNSVVDGIGFNIEEIVRPWNEMYNAKKLQKGVPSFRLEPLFRRRISKIFHAFELV, encoded by the exons ATGgggaagaaaaagaagcagGTAGGAGAAACAAGTGAAGATAGAGGAGATCATAAGAAGACAGAAGATGAAAGCTCCAGATCATATGACAACGATACTTTGGGGTTTATATTAATGGCTCAAGATTTGAAGGATGAAGGGAACAAGCTGTTTCAGAAGCGGGATGTTGAGGGGGCTTTGGCAAAGTATGAGAAGGCCCTGAAATTGCTTCCAAGAAATCATCTTGATATTTCTTATTTGAGGAGTAACATGGCTGCCTGCTACATGCAGATGGGTCTTCGTGAGTATCCTAAAGCAATCAATGAATGCAATTTGGCTCTTGAAGCATCACCAAAATATAGTAAAGCTCTGATGAAGAGGGCAAGGTGCTATGAAGCTTTAAATAGGTTGGATTTTGCGCTGAGAGATGTTAGCACTGTTTTGAAGATAGAGCCAAATAATGTAATGGCATTGGAGGTCTCGGATAAGGTGAAGCATGCTCTTGAAGTTAAGGGATTAGTAGTAAACGATACGGAAATTGAGTTGCCTCCAGACTATGCTGGACCTCCTGATTTACGTCTGGAAAATGTCGACAAAGAAAAGATtcacaagaagaagaaaaacaaagagaagGTGAAGTCTActgataaaattgaagaaaagaaaagtgaggAGAAATTAGATGAGAATAAAGCTGAGGACAGTCGGAAAGATAAAAAGgctaagaaatataaaaagaagaaggccAAGGGAAAAGATGTTGAGAAAAAGGATGATGTTAAGGAagttattgaagaaaaaagtaaCGGTAGAAGTGACAATATACCTAAGAAAGCAGCAAAACTTGTTTTTGGCGAGGATATAAGATGGGCTGAATTACCAGTTAATTGCAGCCTCTTTCAGCTAAGGGAAATTATTTGTGATCGTTTCCCTAGACTAGGAGCAGTTCTTGTCAAATATAAGGACCAAGAGGGTGATCTGGTCACTATCACTTCTGATGAAGAATTAAGGTGGGCTGAAACAGGATCACAGGGTTCTGTTCGGCTGTACATAGTGGAAGTTAATCCAGAACATGATCCATTCTTTCTGAAGCTTAATGCAAAGAGTGGAGAAAAGGCCAGTATTGCTAATTCTCCTGTGAATGGATCTGTGGTGAAGGAAAAGGACATTATTTGCTCATCTTGCATCGAGGATTGGATAATTCAGTTTGCACAACTGTTCAAGAACCATGTTGGGTTGGAAGCTGacagatatttatattttcatgaaTTTGGTATGAAGCTCTATTCAGAGGTTGTGGAGGAGACAATTATAAGTGAGGAAGCTCAAGGCCTGCTTGATGTTGCTGAAGGTAAGTTCCAAGAGATGGCAGCTCTAGCATTGTTCAATTGGGGAAATGTGCATATGTCCAGCGCAAggaacaaaatttattttacaggAGATTCTTCTAAGGAGCATTTGCATGAACAAATCAGAAGTTTGTATGGATGGGCACACGAAGAATATGAAAAAGCTGGGGAGAAGTATGAAACAGCCATTGAAATTAAACCAGATTTGTATGAAGGCTTCTTGGCCCTAGGCCAACAGCTGTTTGAGCAAGCCAAGCTTTCTTGGAATTATGCACTCTGTTCTAAGGTAGATATATCAACATGGTCCTCCTCCACTGAGGTTCTTCAGCTTTACAACAGTGCTGAGGATAGTGTGGAGAAAGGAATGCTTATATGGGAAGAATTAGGAGAGCAGCAGTTGCTGGAAACTTCCAATCCGAAggatattttattacatttgaaGGACATGGGATTGGACCGACTATTCAAAAATATGTCAGCACATGAAATCGCTACACAGGTGGCAGATACGAGGTCTCAAATGAATCTTCTGTGGGGTACCATACTGTATGAGCGCTCAATAGTGGAATTCATGTTAGGGCTACCGGGATGGAATGAAACTCTTGAAGTTGCAGCTGAGAAGTTTCAACTTGCTGGAACTTCTACAACAGATATATCTGTAATGTTGAAGAATCACTGTTCAAATAACTCGGTTGTAGACg GTATTGGATTCAACATTGAGGAAATAGTCCGACCATGGAATGAGATGTACAACGCTAAAAAGTTGCAGAAAGGTGTTCCATCATTCCGTTTGGAGCCCTTGTTTAGAAGAAGAATATCTAAAATATTCCATGCCTTTGAGCTTGTATGA